In one Macaca nemestrina isolate mMacNem1 chromosome 2, mMacNem.hap1, whole genome shotgun sequence genomic region, the following are encoded:
- the LOC105488549 gene encoding latexin, translated as MEIPPTNYPASRAALVAQNYINYQQGTPHRVFEVQKVKQASMEDIPGRGHKYHLKFAVEEIIQKQVKVNCTAEVLYPLMGQETAPEVNFTFEGETGKNPDEEDNTFYQRLKSMKEPLEAQNIPDNFGNVSPEMTLLLHLAWVACGYIIWQNSTEDTWYKMVKIQTVKQVQRNDDFIELDYTILLHDIGSQEIIPWQMQVLWHPQYGTKVKHNSRLPKEVQLE; from the exons ATGGAAATCCCGCCGACCAACTACCCAGCCTCCAGGGCAGCCTTGGTGGCACAGAACTACATCAACTACCAGCAGGGGACCCCCCACAGGGTGTTTGAGGTGCAGAAGGTCAAACAAGCCAGCATGGAG gATATTCCAGGAAGAGGACATAAGTATCACCTTAAATTTGCTGTTGAAGAAATTATACAAAAA CAAGTTAAGGTGAACTGCACAGCTGAAGTCCTTTACCCTTTAATGGGACAAGAAACTGCACCAGAAGTCAACTTCACATTTGAAggagaaactggaaagaatccAGATGAAGAAGACAACACATTTTATCAAAGACTCAAGTCGATGAAGGAACCACTAGAAGCACAAAATATTCCag ACAATTTTGGAAATGTATCTCCAGAAATGACGCTCCTTCTACATTTAGCCTGGGTTGCCTGTGGTTATATAATATGGCAAAATTCTACCGAAGACACATggtataaaatggtaaaaattcaAACTGTCAAGCAAGTG CAAAGAAATGATGACTTTATTGAATTAGACTACACCATTCTACTTCATGATATAGGATCTCAG GAGATTATTCCCTGGCAAATGCAAGTTCTCTGGCATCCACAATATGGCACTAAAGTAAAACATAACAGCCGTCTGCCAAAGGAAGTACAACTGGAATAA